A genomic region of Microbacterium schleiferi contains the following coding sequences:
- a CDS encoding L-ribulose-5-phosphate 4-epimerase, producing MTELEDAIARVRADVAQLHSELVRYGLIVWTGGNVSGRVPGADLFVIKPSGVSYDDLAPENMILCDLDGTVVPGSEGSDRSPSSDTAAHAYVYRHMPDVGGVVHTHSTYAVAWSARGEEIPCVITAMADEFGGPIPVGPFAIIGDDSIGRGIVETLRDHRSRGLLMQNHGPFTIGSSAKDAVKAAVMLEDVARTVHIARQAGPLIPIPQEAIDSLYNRYQNVYGQSTDDRR from the coding sequence ATGACCGAACTCGAGGATGCCATCGCGCGGGTCCGCGCCGATGTCGCCCAGCTGCACTCCGAACTGGTCCGTTACGGCTTGATCGTCTGGACCGGCGGCAACGTGTCGGGCCGGGTTCCCGGCGCCGACCTGTTCGTCATCAAACCCTCGGGGGTCTCGTACGACGATCTCGCCCCCGAGAACATGATCCTCTGCGACCTCGACGGCACCGTGGTGCCTGGTAGCGAGGGCAGCGACAGGTCGCCCTCCAGCGATACGGCAGCGCACGCGTACGTCTACCGCCACATGCCCGACGTCGGCGGAGTCGTCCACACACACTCGACCTACGCCGTCGCGTGGTCGGCGCGCGGCGAAGAGATCCCCTGCGTCATCACGGCGATGGCCGACGAGTTCGGCGGCCCCATCCCCGTGGGCCCGTTCGCGATCATCGGCGACGACTCGATCGGCCGGGGCATCGTCGAGACCCTGCGCGATCACCGCTCCCGCGGCCTACTGATGCAGAACCACGGGCCGTTCACGATCGGCTCGAGCGCGAAGGATGCCGTCAAGGCCGCCGTCATGCTCGAAGACGTCGCACGCACGGTGCATATCGCGCGGCAGGCGGGGCCGCTCATCCCGATTCCGCAGGAGGCAATCGACAGCCTCTACAACCGCTACCAGAACGTGTACGGCCAGTCGACGGATGATCGCCGATGA
- a CDS encoding xylulokinase, which yields MSALSTDEGREAITSGRASLGIELGSTRIKACLVAEDGHVLAVGSHEWENSFVDRMWTYPLDEVWSGIQAAYAALGIRVRHAYGIAIESVTGIGISAMMHGYLAFDAQGELLVPFRTWRNTTTGAAAAELSDLFGVNIPLRWSIAHYRQAMLDAEPHVREVHHLTTLAGFVHTALTGQRVLGVGDASGMFPIDPATGSYDADLVARFDALAADAAPRPLLEVLPAVLSAGADAGELTADGAALLDPSGVLKPGALFCPPEGDAGTGMVATNAVAPRTGNVSAGTSIFAMVVLERALGAAHDELDIVTTPAGDPVAMVHCNNGASELAAWVAVFQRFADLIGSPLPPDSVYETLFAEALTADADAGGILSYNQLSGEPIAGLDEGRPMVIRTPDSQLTLANLLRSQLAGVFATLSLGMKVLGDEGVEVDRMLAHGGIFRTAGVAQRVLSSALDVAVSVERHASEGGAWGIAVLAAYTAARHAGQTDASLAAYLEAVVFADAEFATVEPDPAEVAGYASYLDRYRAGLAAERAAVTALS from the coding sequence ATGAGCGCCCTGAGCACTGACGAAGGCCGCGAGGCGATCACCTCGGGGCGGGCGAGCCTCGGGATCGAGCTCGGTTCGACCCGCATCAAGGCGTGCCTGGTCGCCGAGGACGGACACGTGCTCGCTGTCGGTAGTCACGAGTGGGAGAACAGCTTCGTCGATCGGATGTGGACCTACCCGCTCGACGAGGTGTGGTCGGGTATCCAGGCCGCCTACGCGGCTCTCGGCATCCGGGTGCGGCACGCGTACGGGATCGCCATCGAGTCCGTCACCGGCATCGGCATCTCGGCCATGATGCACGGATACTTGGCCTTCGACGCACAGGGCGAGCTGCTGGTGCCCTTCCGGACGTGGCGCAACACCACGACCGGTGCTGCCGCTGCCGAGCTCAGCGATCTGTTCGGGGTGAACATTCCGCTGCGCTGGTCGATCGCGCACTACCGGCAGGCGATGCTGGATGCCGAACCACACGTCCGCGAGGTCCACCACCTCACGACGCTTGCCGGCTTCGTCCACACGGCCCTGACCGGTCAGCGGGTTCTCGGTGTCGGCGATGCGTCGGGCATGTTCCCGATCGATCCCGCCACCGGTAGCTACGACGCCGACCTCGTCGCACGCTTCGATGCCCTCGCGGCGGATGCCGCACCGCGTCCCCTCCTCGAGGTGCTCCCCGCCGTGCTGTCGGCCGGGGCCGACGCTGGGGAGCTCACCGCCGACGGGGCGGCTCTCCTCGATCCGTCCGGCGTGCTCAAGCCTGGCGCGCTGTTCTGCCCTCCCGAAGGCGACGCGGGTACCGGCATGGTGGCCACGAACGCTGTCGCTCCGCGCACCGGCAATGTCAGCGCGGGCACGAGCATCTTCGCGATGGTTGTGCTCGAGCGAGCCCTGGGTGCTGCGCACGATGAACTCGATATCGTCACGACCCCTGCGGGCGATCCCGTCGCGATGGTGCACTGCAACAACGGGGCCTCGGAACTTGCCGCCTGGGTGGCAGTCTTCCAGCGCTTCGCCGATCTCATCGGCTCACCGCTTCCCCCGGATTCGGTGTACGAGACCCTGTTCGCCGAGGCTCTCACTGCCGACGCTGATGCCGGTGGCATCCTCTCGTACAACCAGCTCTCGGGTGAGCCGATCGCCGGGCTCGATGAGGGGCGACCGATGGTCATCCGGACGCCCGACAGCCAGCTGACCCTCGCGAACCTTCTGCGCTCGCAGCTGGCGGGGGTGTTCGCGACGCTGAGCCTGGGCATGAAGGTGCTCGGCGATGAGGGCGTCGAAGTCGACCGGATGCTGGCACACGGCGGCATCTTCCGCACCGCTGGCGTCGCCCAGCGCGTGCTCTCCTCTGCCCTCGACGTCGCCGTGTCGGTGGAGCGCCACGCCTCCGAGGGCGGCGCATGGGGGATCGCTGTTCTGGCCGCCTACACCGCAGCCCGCCACGCGGGGCAGACCGATGCTTCGCTGGCCGCGTATCTCGAAGCCGTCGTCTTCGCCGACGCGGAGTTCGCCACCGTCGAACCCGACCCTGCCGAGGTCGCCGGGTACGCCTCCTACCTCGACCGCTATCGCGCAGGCCTCGCCGCCGAGCGAGCCGCCGTCACCGCCCTCTCCTAG
- a CDS encoding LacI family DNA-binding transcriptional regulator: MSDVTRPARPAGVREVARLAGVSTQTVSRVINNYPNIRPETRTRVVEAMRALDYRVNNAARALGTASTRTIGVIATDATLYGPTVGIAALAEAAREAGLWIATAYADAGDPAAIDGAIAHVLAQGIDGLVLVAPHARMVSVLRERELGVPVAALHADDGARAQREGAALATAHVVELGHRQIARLGGPVDWLEDAARAQGTAAALDAAGLSVVHQWRGDWSARSGAALAPEVAEAVRVGELTAILAANDQMALGLMAGLAENGIRVPDDLSVVGFDDNPDAAFYAPALTSVRVDVLGDARRCVAEVLGEVASGEASAPAAPPQLMVRASSAPLSR; encoded by the coding sequence ATGAGCGATGTCACCCGTCCGGCCCGACCGGCCGGTGTTCGGGAGGTCGCCCGCTTGGCCGGGGTCTCGACCCAGACGGTCTCCCGGGTCATCAACAACTACCCGAACATCCGTCCCGAGACGCGGACGCGGGTGGTCGAGGCGATGCGTGCGCTCGATTACCGCGTCAACAACGCCGCACGCGCGCTGGGAACGGCATCCACGCGCACCATCGGGGTCATCGCCACGGATGCCACACTGTACGGCCCGACGGTGGGAATCGCCGCGCTCGCCGAAGCCGCACGGGAGGCGGGCCTGTGGATCGCTACGGCGTACGCGGACGCCGGCGATCCGGCCGCGATCGACGGCGCGATCGCTCACGTCCTCGCCCAGGGCATCGACGGGCTCGTGCTCGTCGCTCCGCACGCGCGGATGGTGTCGGTGCTGCGCGAACGAGAGCTGGGGGTCCCGGTTGCCGCGCTCCACGCTGATGACGGGGCGCGCGCGCAACGCGAGGGCGCGGCGTTGGCGACGGCGCACGTGGTCGAGCTGGGGCACCGGCAGATCGCACGCCTCGGCGGGCCGGTCGATTGGCTTGAAGATGCAGCGCGCGCGCAGGGGACCGCTGCCGCGCTCGACGCCGCGGGACTCTCCGTGGTGCACCAGTGGCGGGGAGACTGGTCGGCTCGCTCTGGCGCAGCGCTGGCGCCCGAGGTCGCCGAAGCGGTGCGGGTGGGGGAGCTGACGGCAATCCTGGCAGCGAACGATCAGATGGCGCTGGGTCTGATGGCGGGGCTCGCTGAGAACGGCATCCGTGTTCCCGACGACCTGAGCGTTGTGGGCTTCGATGACAATCCGGATGCTGCGTTCTATGCGCCCGCGCTCACGAGTGTGCGCGTCGACGTTCTCGGCGACGCCCGTCGCTGTGTCGCCGAGGTTCTGGGTGAGGTGGCTTCCGGTGAGGCGTCAGCGCCGGCCGCCCCGCCGCAGCTGATGGTTCGCGCCTCGAGCGCTCCCCTCTCGCGCTGA
- the dacB gene encoding D-alanyl-D-alanine carboxypeptidase/D-alanyl-D-alanine-endopeptidase, translating into MLRRTRRTVTVAAIGGASAALISCTVAPPVVDPEVPPSIAAIMDQPAYEDGRWGMSVIDIDSGETLIALNPDEQFLTGSTAKILSVTAALDVLGADATFTTPVIAVGDVTDGVLDGDLILRGSGDLTLGGRTMADGTLDVPIFDHYDANVLPGLATLTPEDPLAGLDTLARQVAAAGIRSVEGEVLVDDRLWDAVVLDGVPISPIVVNDNLVDIVLTPGAAIGDPATASWRPQTAAYSLDNRVSTADAESGLDVTITESDGILTVTGTIPLETEPVVQTYQVPDPAAWARTLFIEALARAGVAVAADPRSPSTGEIPPTAELDGIAPVAAFTSPPFSETARLINKVSHNLGANQLPLLLAAHAGERTLAAGLAQQMTVLEAAGLSPDDVAITDGQGLPGNRITPAAMTAYLAFLTNAPYFATFLDSTPILGVDGSLANVLPDGDPAIGSAHAKTGTLVGPGTDTPYLLETKALAGYLDAASGRRLAFAVFVNDVPIDEVQAVIQANTDLGSIASQLFQLY; encoded by the coding sequence ATGCTCCGTCGCACCCGACGAACGGTGACCGTCGCGGCGATCGGCGGCGCCTCAGCGGCGCTGATCTCCTGCACCGTCGCGCCACCGGTCGTGGACCCCGAGGTCCCCCCGTCAATCGCGGCGATCATGGACCAGCCCGCATACGAGGACGGTCGGTGGGGGATGTCGGTGATCGACATCGACAGCGGCGAGACGCTCATCGCTCTCAATCCCGACGAGCAGTTCCTCACCGGGTCGACAGCGAAGATCCTGTCCGTGACGGCGGCCCTCGACGTTCTAGGCGCGGACGCGACATTCACCACCCCGGTCATCGCCGTCGGCGATGTGACCGACGGCGTCCTCGATGGCGATCTCATCCTGCGCGGCTCGGGAGACCTCACCCTCGGGGGCCGGACAATGGCCGACGGCACGCTCGATGTGCCGATCTTCGACCACTACGACGCAAACGTCCTCCCCGGCCTCGCGACTCTCACACCCGAGGATCCGCTGGCGGGTCTGGATACTCTGGCGCGGCAGGTCGCGGCAGCCGGGATCCGCTCCGTCGAGGGAGAGGTCCTCGTCGATGACCGGCTCTGGGACGCCGTGGTTCTGGACGGCGTACCCATCTCTCCCATCGTGGTCAACGACAACCTCGTCGACATCGTGCTCACCCCCGGCGCGGCGATCGGCGACCCCGCGACCGCGAGCTGGAGACCCCAGACCGCGGCCTACTCCCTCGATAACCGGGTGAGCACAGCGGATGCCGAGAGCGGGCTCGACGTCACGATCACCGAGAGTGACGGCATCCTGACCGTCACGGGCACCATCCCGCTGGAGACCGAGCCCGTCGTTCAGACCTATCAGGTGCCCGACCCTGCAGCGTGGGCTCGGACCCTGTTCATCGAAGCGCTCGCCCGGGCAGGCGTCGCCGTCGCGGCAGACCCACGGTCACCGAGTACGGGCGAGATTCCTCCGACCGCCGAACTCGACGGTATTGCTCCGGTCGCGGCGTTCACCTCGCCGCCGTTCTCGGAGACCGCACGACTGATCAATAAGGTCAGCCACAACCTGGGGGCAAATCAACTGCCTCTCCTCTTGGCAGCTCACGCGGGTGAGCGGACTCTGGCGGCCGGCCTCGCTCAGCAGATGACCGTTCTCGAGGCTGCCGGGCTCAGCCCTGATGACGTGGCGATCACCGATGGGCAGGGTCTGCCGGGAAACCGCATCACGCCGGCGGCAATGACCGCCTACCTCGCGTTCCTCACGAACGCCCCGTACTTCGCAACCTTCCTCGACTCCACCCCGATCCTCGGTGTCGATGGATCGCTCGCGAACGTCCTGCCCGACGGGGACCCGGCGATCGGTTCCGCGCACGCCAAGACGGGCACCCTCGTGGGCCCGGGAACCGACACGCCGTACCTTCTGGAGACGAAGGCGCTCGCGGGGTATCTGGATGCCGCATCCGGTCGGCGCCTCGCCTTCGCGGTGTTCGTCAACGACGTACCGATCGACGAGGTGCAGGCCGTCATCCAGGCCAACACCGACCTCGGCTCGATCGCTTCGCAGCTGTTCCAGCTCTACTGA
- a CDS encoding ABC transporter ATP-binding protein — translation MRGGFGGGLTRGADERTQRERNAEAPHIPHLGRRIVALFSPYRGRLSITAVLVILSAALGVIPALLVEQVFDLALFPASGGPNIPLLIELVALMIGLFVASAGLNVLQTWLTSSVGNRVTGDLRVRLFRHLQSMELAFFTRTKTGVIQSRLQNDVGGVASVLTNTFTSILGNGVTVIASLVAMVIIDWRLTLVAVVMLPVLVVIQRRVGQVRARIAAQTQESLSTLTAMTQESLSVSGIMLTSSFNRSEYETGRYADETSRQVSLQIRQAMSGQGFFAVVGVIMSAVPAIIYLLAGIFITGGVDITAGAIVAFTAVQGRLLFPLMALMRVALDLQTSMALFARIFEYLDLEPAIVDAPDAIEVADAPGPVGRIEFRDVSFRYPGAGEDAATLHDVSFVAEPGQHIAFVGSSGAGKTTILYLAPRMYEASSGAVLFAGADVRDLRRPSLLDSIGIVSQETYLFHASIRDNLLYAKPDATTDELEQACRGAHIHHVIESFPDGYDTVVGERGYRLSGGEKQRIAIARVLLKNPPVLLLDEATSALDTVSERTVQQALDTAARGRTTLTIAHRISTIVGADVIHVVESGRIVESGTHADLLAAGGAYARLVAHQQENALSSI, via the coding sequence ATGCGCGGAGGCTTCGGCGGCGGGCTCACCCGAGGAGCCGACGAGCGAACGCAGCGCGAGCGCAACGCGGAAGCGCCACACATCCCGCACCTGGGTCGGCGCATCGTGGCCCTGTTCTCGCCCTACCGCGGCAGGCTGAGCATCACGGCGGTTCTCGTCATCCTGAGCGCGGCGCTCGGCGTGATTCCCGCGCTCCTGGTCGAGCAGGTCTTCGATCTCGCACTATTCCCGGCCTCCGGCGGGCCCAACATTCCGCTGCTGATCGAACTCGTCGCGCTGATGATCGGGCTGTTCGTGGCTTCCGCGGGCCTGAACGTCCTGCAGACGTGGCTCACCTCGTCGGTGGGCAACCGTGTCACGGGAGACCTGCGGGTGCGGCTGTTTCGGCACCTGCAGTCGATGGAACTCGCCTTCTTCACGCGAACGAAGACCGGCGTCATCCAATCCCGCCTCCAGAACGACGTGGGCGGGGTCGCGAGCGTCTTGACCAATACGTTCACCTCGATCCTCGGCAATGGCGTCACCGTTATCGCCTCGCTGGTGGCGATGGTCATCATCGATTGGCGCCTGACGCTGGTGGCCGTCGTGATGCTGCCCGTGCTCGTGGTGATCCAGCGCCGCGTGGGCCAGGTGCGCGCTCGGATCGCGGCGCAGACCCAGGAGTCGCTGTCCACGCTCACCGCGATGACCCAGGAATCGCTCTCGGTCTCGGGCATCATGCTCACGAGCTCGTTCAACCGCTCGGAGTATGAGACCGGGCGCTATGCCGACGAGACCAGCCGTCAGGTCTCCCTGCAGATCCGGCAGGCCATGAGCGGACAGGGGTTCTTTGCCGTTGTCGGCGTCATCATGTCGGCTGTTCCGGCCATCATCTACCTGCTCGCGGGCATCTTCATCACCGGTGGCGTCGACATCACAGCTGGCGCGATCGTCGCCTTCACGGCAGTGCAAGGGCGGCTGCTCTTCCCGCTCATGGCGCTCATGCGGGTGGCCCTCGATCTGCAGACGTCGATGGCGCTGTTCGCCCGCATCTTCGAGTACCTCGACCTTGAGCCCGCGATCGTCGACGCGCCGGACGCGATCGAGGTCGCGGATGCTCCCGGACCGGTCGGTCGCATCGAGTTCCGTGACGTCTCGTTCCGCTATCCCGGGGCCGGTGAGGATGCCGCGACCTTGCACGATGTCTCCTTCGTCGCCGAGCCCGGCCAGCACATCGCGTTCGTCGGCTCCAGCGGCGCGGGCAAGACGACGATCCTCTACCTCGCGCCCCGGATGTACGAGGCCTCGTCGGGTGCCGTGCTGTTCGCCGGCGCCGATGTCCGGGATCTTCGCCGCCCCTCCCTCCTCGACAGCATCGGCATCGTCTCGCAGGAGACCTATCTCTTCCACGCATCCATTCGCGACAACCTGCTCTACGCCAAGCCGGATGCCACGACTGACGAGCTCGAGCAGGCGTGCCGCGGTGCGCATATTCATCATGTGATCGAGTCCTTTCCCGACGGCTACGACACGGTCGTCGGCGAACGCGGCTATCGCCTGTCGGGCGGCGAGAAGCAGCGGATCGCGATCGCCCGGGTACTGCTGAAGAACCCGCCGGTTCTCCTCCTGGATGAGGCAACCAGTGCGCTGGACACGGTGTCGGAACGCACCGTGCAGCAGGCGCTGGATACGGCTGCGCGGGGGCGCACGACCCTGACGATCGCTCACCGCATCTCCACGATCGTCGGGGCCGACGTCATCCATGTCGTGGAGTCCGGCCGCATTGTCGAGAGCGGTACCCACGCGGACCTGCTCGCGGCTGGGGGAGCGTACGCGCGATTGGTCGCTCACCAGCAGGAGAACGCGCTCTCGTCGATCTGA